In Thiospirochaeta perfilievii, a single window of DNA contains:
- a CDS encoding lysophospholipid acyltransferase family protein → MIILNLLGTLFYYFTFGMFMILYTPVCFLVWIVTTPFDKLRRINHKMNSLVGFLMMFLNPFWRTKIHGLENVDRNETYVITPNHLSLTDICILASTGLDLKWISKKEISYIPTLGWMMLMGKDILLDRKDPKSQFSMMRKSEYYLNEGVSIAIFPEGTRSVSGELGKFRDGAALLAKKTNRKVLPVCNYGNNHAMPKKGFIWNKKVEMNMYFLPPIFPSEYKTKELSNLIKDSIQKKTDELNSLK, encoded by the coding sequence ATGATAATTTTAAACTTATTAGGAACACTATTTTACTATTTTACTTTTGGAATGTTTATGATTCTTTATACTCCTGTCTGTTTTCTGGTTTGGATAGTAACAACACCCTTTGACAAGCTTAGACGAATTAATCATAAAATGAACTCATTGGTTGGTTTTTTAATGATGTTTTTAAATCCTTTCTGGAGAACGAAGATACACGGTTTAGAAAATGTTGATAGAAACGAGACATATGTAATTACTCCAAACCATCTATCATTAACAGATATATGTATACTAGCATCCACCGGGCTAGACCTTAAGTGGATTTCAAAAAAAGAGATATCTTATATTCCGACCCTTGGTTGGATGATGTTAATGGGTAAAGATATACTACTGGATAGAAAAGATCCTAAAAGCCAATTCTCTATGATGAGGAAGAGTGAATACTACCTAAACGAGGGTGTTTCTATTGCTATTTTCCCTGAGGGCACTCGAAGTGTTTCAGGGGAACTAGGTAAATTCCGGGATGGGGCAGCTTTATTAGCAAAAAAAACAAATAGAAAGGTCCTTCCTGTTTGTAACTATGGTAATAACCATGCAATGCCTAAAAAAGGCTTTATATGGAATAAAAAGGTGGAAATGAATATGTATTTCTTACCCCCTATTTTCCCTAGCGAATATAAAACAAAGGAACTATCAAATTTAATAAAAGATTCTATACAGAAAAAAACAGATGAACTTAACTCTTTAAAGTAA